The Austwickia sp. genome includes a region encoding these proteins:
- a CDS encoding biotin--[acetyl-CoA-carboxylase] ligase: MAMALSETPIREALVTAAGPWREVLCPGEIDSTNAASLADPRPWRVLTSRHQTSGRGRHSRAWSSPPGASVALSLTVPMAPDAGRWGWLPLVTGVAVVDALGRVTGAPDRFALKWPNDVLACDEGGRWGKLCGILCELAPARRGPGADPLVVAGVGINVALSREELPVPTATSLTLAGFDRPGEGDLVVAVARAFADWHDAWYAGPADAVQAAYRSRCDTLGRDVEVHLPDSSTVRGRAVDIARGGELVVEVATANGGSERREFASGDVIHVRPSGAPGPIGQE; encoded by the coding sequence ATGGCGATGGCCCTGAGCGAGACCCCCATCCGTGAGGCCCTCGTCACGGCTGCCGGCCCGTGGCGAGAGGTGCTCTGCCCCGGCGAGATCGACTCCACCAATGCCGCCTCGCTGGCCGATCCGAGGCCCTGGCGCGTGCTCACGAGCCGCCATCAGACCTCGGGCCGCGGCCGGCATTCGCGGGCCTGGTCGTCCCCGCCCGGCGCCTCGGTGGCGCTGTCCCTGACCGTGCCCATGGCCCCGGATGCCGGGCGGTGGGGCTGGCTGCCGTTGGTGACCGGGGTCGCGGTGGTGGACGCGCTGGGACGCGTGACCGGCGCCCCCGACCGGTTCGCCCTCAAGTGGCCGAATGACGTTCTGGCCTGCGACGAGGGGGGTCGCTGGGGGAAGCTCTGCGGGATCCTGTGCGAGCTGGCCCCGGCGCGCCGCGGCCCGGGCGCCGACCCGCTGGTCGTCGCCGGGGTCGGCATCAACGTGGCCCTCTCGCGCGAAGAACTGCCGGTGCCGACCGCGACGTCGCTGACCCTGGCGGGCTTCGACCGGCCCGGCGAGGGCGACCTGGTCGTCGCTGTGGCACGGGCGTTCGCCGACTGGCACGATGCCTGGTACGCCGGCCCGGCCGACGCGGTACAGGCGGCGTACCGGTCCCGATGCGACACCCTCGGTCGCGACGTGGAGGTGCACTTGCCTGACTCCTCGACAGTTCGCGGTCGCGCGGTCGACATCGCCCGTGGTGGCGAGCTCGTGGTGGAGGTCGCGACGGCGAACGGCGGGTCGGAGCGCCGCGAGTTCGCGTCCGGCGACGTGATTCACGTGCGGCCCTCCGGAGCTCCCGGACCGATCGGTCAGGAATGA
- a CDS encoding acyl-CoA carboxylase subunit beta — protein sequence MTDAATTGATTPDLHTTAGKLADFRRRNDELLHAGSERAVEKQHAKGKKTARERILQLLDEDSFVELDGLARHRSSNFGQDRNRPYGDGVITGYGTIDHRPVCVFAQDFTVFGGSLGEVFGEKIVKVMDLAMKIGCPVVGINDSGGARIQEGVVSLGLYGEIFRRNVHASGVIPQISLIMGPCAGGAVYSPAITDFIVMVENTSHMFITGPDVIKTVTGEDVEFEDLGGARAHNTKSGVAHYAASDEDDAIEYVRELLSYLPQNNLEESSVFEYDDEPHINAEDEALNSFIPDSANMPYDMHTVIETVLDDGAFTEVHALFAPNMICGFGRVEGRSVGIVANQPMQFAGTLDIDASEKAARFVRTCDAFHIPVITFVDVPGFLPGTDQEWNGIIRRGAKLIYAYAEATVPLVTIITRKAYGGAYDVMGSKHLGADINLAWPTAQIAVMGAQGAVNILYRKQLADAAKEGKDIDAARKEFIEQYETTLANPYIAAERGYVDAVIEPAETRVQIIKALRALRSKHEKLPPKKHGNIPL from the coding sequence ATGACCGATGCTGCCACGACCGGGGCGACGACGCCTGACCTGCACACGACCGCCGGCAAGCTGGCCGATTTCCGCCGCCGCAACGACGAGTTGTTGCACGCCGGCTCGGAGCGCGCGGTCGAGAAGCAGCATGCCAAGGGAAAGAAGACCGCGCGCGAGCGCATCCTCCAGCTTCTCGACGAGGACAGCTTCGTCGAGCTCGATGGCCTGGCGCGGCACCGCTCCAGCAACTTCGGGCAGGACCGCAACCGGCCCTACGGCGACGGCGTCATCACCGGCTACGGCACCATCGATCACCGCCCCGTGTGCGTCTTCGCCCAGGACTTCACGGTCTTCGGCGGCTCGCTGGGTGAGGTCTTCGGCGAGAAGATCGTCAAGGTCATGGACCTGGCGATGAAGATCGGTTGCCCGGTCGTCGGCATCAACGACTCCGGCGGCGCGCGCATCCAGGAGGGCGTCGTCTCCCTCGGCCTCTATGGCGAGATCTTCCGCCGCAATGTGCACGCCTCGGGCGTCATCCCGCAGATCAGCCTCATCATGGGCCCGTGCGCCGGCGGCGCGGTCTACTCCCCCGCGATCACCGACTTCATCGTCATGGTCGAGAACACCTCACACATGTTCATCACCGGCCCGGACGTCATCAAGACGGTCACCGGCGAGGACGTGGAGTTCGAGGACCTGGGCGGGGCCCGGGCGCACAACACCAAGTCCGGCGTGGCGCACTACGCGGCCTCCGACGAGGACGACGCGATCGAATACGTCCGCGAGCTGCTGAGCTACCTGCCGCAGAACAACCTGGAAGAGTCGAGCGTCTTCGAATACGACGACGAGCCGCACATCAACGCGGAGGACGAGGCGCTCAACAGCTTCATCCCCGACTCGGCCAACATGCCCTACGACATGCACACGGTCATCGAGACCGTGCTGGACGACGGCGCGTTCACCGAGGTGCACGCCCTGTTCGCGCCCAACATGATCTGCGGCTTCGGCCGGGTCGAGGGCCGCAGCGTCGGCATCGTGGCCAACCAGCCGATGCAGTTCGCCGGCACCCTCGACATCGACGCCTCCGAGAAGGCCGCCCGCTTCGTGCGGACCTGCGACGCCTTCCACATCCCGGTGATCACCTTCGTCGACGTCCCGGGCTTCCTGCCCGGCACCGACCAGGAGTGGAACGGCATCATCCGCCGCGGCGCGAAGCTCATCTACGCGTACGCCGAGGCCACGGTCCCGCTCGTCACGATCATCACCCGCAAGGCCTACGGCGGCGCGTACGACGTCATGGGCTCCAAGCACCTCGGCGCCGACATCAACCTGGCCTGGCCGACCGCGCAGATCGCGGTCATGGGCGCGCAGGGCGCGGTGAACATCCTCTACCGCAAGCAGCTGGCTGACGCGGCGAAGGAGGGCAAGGACATCGACGCAGCGCGCAAGGAGTTCATCGAGCAGTACGAGACGACGCTGGCCAACCCCTACATCGCCGCCGAGCGCGGCTACGTCGACGCGGTGATCGAGCCCGCCGAGACCCGGGTGCAGATCATCAAGGCGCTGCGTGCGCTCCGCAGCAAGCACGAGAAGCTGCCGCCGAAGAAGCACGGCAACATCCCGCTCTGA
- a CDS encoding acyl-CoA carboxylase subunit epsilon, whose amino-acid sequence MSEQATTAEPEAEATPLPRIQIERGNATPEEIAALLVLFAAAAGGDEDGGPQARGGWTRKARTFNPGAVRGAGWGGGL is encoded by the coding sequence ATGAGCGAGCAGGCGACGACCGCCGAGCCGGAGGCCGAGGCGACCCCGCTGCCGCGCATCCAGATCGAGCGAGGCAACGCCACCCCCGAGGAGATCGCCGCGCTGTTGGTGCTCTTCGCGGCGGCGGCCGGCGGGGACGAGGACGGCGGCCCTCAGGCCCGCGGCGGCTGGACCCGCAAGGCGCGCACGTTCAATCCGGGCGCTGTTCGCGGCGCGGGTTGGGGCGGTGGTCTCTGA
- a CDS encoding DUF885 domain-containing protein translates to MAGAAIPLPGIAARAICQWRSRALGYVRTVSDPSTAAGGGPRPQTDVDRIAEDYVAQAMELSPIDATHYGLPGRHDDYDDFSPDGCQAVSDLRRATLAALSQAHPVDAIDEVTIEAMRERLGLAEEIHAAGLDMAQLNNLASPLQYVRDVLDLMPSDTPEQIETIARRMHRIPEALTGWEASLAVAAERGLRPARRQVEACLAQARELAGDDGYFGGVEDLAGDDVRLRGLLEDGAREARRGYAQAAERLAARLPESPDRDPVGRDVYALCSREFLGASIDLGETYAWGQIELARIEAEMRAVADQIRPGATVAEAAQILDQDPAYRLEGVDALQAWMQETADAAIATLAGTHFDIPDPVRRIECKIAPTTSGGIYYTGPSDDFSRPGRMWWSVPKAVTTFGTWRERTTVYHEGVPGHHLQVAQTVYRSDSLNQWRRLLAWTSGHGEGWALYAERLMEELGFMDDPGNRLGLLDAQSLRAARVVLDIGVHCELEAPAEVGGGAWTYDKAWAFLTAHCTMEEPVLRFELNRYLGWPGQAPSYKVGERLWLQLREEVRAREGDAFDLKAFHRRSLDLGGVGLDTLRRAVLAG, encoded by the coding sequence ATGGCGGGAGCCGCGATCCCCTTGCCCGGGATCGCGGCTCGCGCCATCTGCCAGTGGCGATCCCGAGCATTGGGGTACGTTCGAACGGTGAGTGACCCCAGCACCGCTGCCGGTGGCGGCCCCCGGCCCCAGACCGACGTCGACCGCATCGCCGAGGACTACGTGGCGCAGGCCATGGAACTGAGCCCGATCGACGCGACCCACTACGGGCTCCCCGGCCGGCACGACGACTACGACGACTTCTCCCCCGACGGCTGCCAGGCGGTCTCCGACCTGCGGCGGGCCACCCTGGCCGCACTGTCCCAGGCCCACCCCGTCGACGCCATCGACGAGGTGACGATCGAGGCCATGCGGGAGCGCCTGGGCCTCGCCGAGGAGATCCACGCCGCCGGTCTCGACATGGCGCAGCTCAACAACCTGGCGAGCCCCCTGCAATACGTCCGGGACGTCCTCGACCTCATGCCGAGCGACACTCCCGAGCAGATCGAGACGATCGCGCGCCGGATGCACCGCATCCCCGAGGCGTTGACGGGCTGGGAGGCCTCGCTGGCCGTCGCCGCGGAACGCGGACTCCGGCCGGCCCGCCGACAGGTCGAGGCGTGCCTGGCCCAGGCCCGCGAGCTCGCCGGCGACGACGGCTACTTCGGGGGCGTCGAGGACCTCGCGGGCGACGACGTACGGCTCCGCGGACTCCTGGAGGACGGGGCGCGCGAGGCGCGCCGCGGCTACGCGCAGGCCGCCGAACGGCTCGCGGCGCGCCTCCCGGAGAGCCCGGACCGCGACCCGGTGGGCCGCGACGTCTACGCGCTGTGCTCCCGCGAGTTCCTGGGCGCCTCGATCGATCTCGGGGAGACCTATGCCTGGGGCCAGATCGAGCTGGCCCGCATCGAGGCCGAGATGCGCGCCGTCGCCGACCAGATCCGGCCGGGGGCGACGGTCGCCGAGGCCGCCCAGATCCTCGACCAGGACCCGGCGTACCGGCTGGAGGGCGTCGACGCGCTCCAGGCCTGGATGCAAGAGACCGCGGACGCGGCCATCGCGACCCTCGCCGGGACCCACTTCGACATCCCCGATCCGGTACGCCGCATCGAATGCAAGATCGCGCCCACCACCAGCGGTGGCATCTACTACACGGGGCCGTCGGACGACTTCTCCCGCCCGGGTCGCATGTGGTGGTCGGTGCCCAAGGCGGTCACGACGTTCGGCACCTGGCGCGAGCGGACCACGGTCTACCACGAGGGAGTGCCCGGGCATCACCTGCAGGTGGCGCAGACGGTCTACCGATCCGACAGCCTCAACCAGTGGCGTCGCCTCCTGGCCTGGACCTCCGGGCATGGGGAGGGCTGGGCGCTGTACGCCGAGCGACTCATGGAGGAGCTGGGCTTCATGGACGATCCCGGCAACCGGCTGGGGTTGCTCGACGCGCAGTCGCTGCGGGCCGCGCGCGTCGTCCTCGACATCGGCGTGCACTGCGAGTTGGAGGCGCCGGCCGAGGTCGGCGGTGGGGCATGGACCTACGACAAGGCGTGGGCCTTTCTCACCGCCCACTGCACCATGGAGGAGCCCGTGCTGCGGTTCGAGCTCAACCGCTACCTGGGCTGGCCCGGGCAGGCTCCGTCGTACAAGGTGGGCGAGCGACTCTGGCTGCAGCTGCGCGAGGAGGTGCGCGCCCGGGAGGGAGACGCGTTCGACCTCAAGGCGTTCCACCGGCGCAGCCTGGACCTGGGCGGGGTCGGACTCGACACGCTCCGCCGG